Proteins encoded in a region of the Isosphaeraceae bacterium EP7 genome:
- a CDS encoding sigma factor-like helix-turn-helix DNA-binding protein, with protein MHHEASVLVRDSLSRLGEIDREVLTLFFFEAFRRDEVAHILGIASNAVSARLLRATNRLASELKRSHADWCHVSTPPLLKRS; from the coding sequence ATGCATCACGAAGCGAGCGTGCTAGTGCGCGACTCGTTATCCCGCCTGGGTGAGATCGACCGCGAAGTCCTGACGCTCTTCTTCTTCGAGGCCTTCCGCCGCGACGAGGTGGCCCACATCCTCGGCATCGCCTCGAACGCGGTGAGTGCAAGGCTGCTCCGCGCCACGAATCGCCTGGCCTCCGAACTCAAGAGATCTCACGCCGATTGGTGCCATGTCTCCACCCCCCCGCTCCTCAAGCGATCCTAA
- a CDS encoding ECF-type sigma factor, with amino-acid sequence MTCDGSITLCLEALKRGDRDAAELLWARYSRRLAGLARTRLRAADRRVSDEEDVALAAFDSVCRRAEQGRFPRLDDRDDLWRLLVVVTVRKAMAQAGHERRPRRGGGEVRLLSELDGAEVERVLGTEPTPELAAQAAEQCHRLLGSLGDESLRRVALRKLECYTNAEVAAELGCVEATVERKLNRIRGLWASEMEG; translated from the coding sequence GTGACATGCGACGGCTCAATCACCCTATGCCTCGAGGCCCTGAAGCGCGGCGACCGCGATGCCGCGGAGCTGCTCTGGGCCCGCTACTCGCGCCGCCTGGCCGGCCTGGCCCGCACGCGACTTCGCGCCGCTGACCGCCGCGTTTCCGACGAGGAGGACGTGGCCCTGGCCGCGTTCGACAGCGTCTGCCGGCGTGCTGAGCAGGGCCGCTTCCCCCGGCTCGACGACCGCGACGACCTCTGGCGCCTGCTGGTCGTCGTCACCGTCCGCAAGGCCATGGCCCAGGCCGGCCACGAGCGTCGGCCCCGGCGTGGCGGCGGGGAGGTCCGGCTACTCTCGGAGCTCGACGGCGCCGAGGTCGAGCGGGTCCTGGGAACGGAGCCGACGCCCGAGCTGGCGGCCCAGGCTGCCGAGCAGTGCCATCGCCTGCTCGGCAGCCTGGGCGACGAGTCGCTGCGGCGGGTGGCACTGCGGAAGCTGGAGTGCTACACCAATGCCGAGGTCGCCGCCGAACTGGGCTGCGTCGAGGCGACCGTCGAGCGCAAGCTGAACCGCATCCGCGGCCTGTGGGCCTCCGAGATGGAGGGCTGA
- a CDS encoding WD40 repeat domain-containing protein, whose amino-acid sequence MRVLHGQADSIEDVAFSLDGKRIASAGADGTVKVWDTAEGRELLTFRGHTGTVSGVAFSPDGRRIATSSYDATVRVWDATSPQEARIIGDRSDHVASVNFSPDGRRIASGGGHIVRVWEATTGRGLFTPAHGVPIWSVAFSPDGRHLAAAGGDWGQADQAGMVTIWDSTDGGKVKELRAHAGISWSVVFSPDGLLLASGGGEIRSKDEVVFWEVATWREVPPRLAHPGGIGCIAFSPDSRLLASGGGDPTVRLWDVATHREVQALLGHTGSVWCVAFSRPDGRMLASAGRDQTVRLWDVPSGRPRPQPLQGHAQLIRGVAFSPDGTRLASASLDHTIKLWDPTSGLEALTLRGHSGGVYAMSFSSPDGQHLASASDDKTVRIWDALPKSAPSKAVPIPR is encoded by the coding sequence TTGCGCGTCCTGCACGGCCAGGCGGATTCCATCGAGGACGTCGCCTTCAGCCTCGACGGAAAGCGGATCGCCTCGGCCGGAGCCGACGGGACGGTCAAAGTCTGGGACACGGCCGAGGGCCGCGAGTTGCTCACCTTCCGCGGGCATACAGGAACGGTCTCCGGTGTGGCGTTCAGCCCCGACGGCCGGCGCATCGCCACGTCCAGCTACGACGCCACGGTACGCGTCTGGGATGCGACCTCTCCCCAGGAGGCCCGCATCATCGGCGACCGGAGCGACCATGTCGCCTCGGTCAACTTCAGTCCGGACGGCCGCCGCATCGCCAGCGGCGGGGGCCACATCGTCCGCGTCTGGGAGGCCACCACTGGCCGCGGCCTGTTCACCCCTGCACACGGGGTGCCAATCTGGAGCGTCGCCTTCAGCCCCGACGGACGACACCTCGCCGCCGCCGGTGGCGACTGGGGGCAGGCCGACCAAGCCGGCATGGTGACGATCTGGGATTCGACGGACGGTGGAAAGGTGAAGGAGCTCCGCGCACACGCCGGCATCTCCTGGAGCGTCGTCTTCAGCCCTGATGGCCTTCTCCTCGCCTCCGGCGGCGGAGAGATCCGATCGAAAGACGAGGTGGTGTTCTGGGAGGTCGCGACGTGGCGTGAGGTGCCTCCCCGCCTCGCCCACCCGGGGGGGATCGGCTGCATTGCGTTCAGCCCCGACAGTCGTCTGCTGGCCTCCGGAGGCGGGGATCCGACGGTGCGGCTCTGGGACGTCGCGACCCACCGGGAAGTGCAGGCGCTGCTCGGCCATACCGGTAGCGTCTGGTGCGTGGCATTCAGCCGCCCCGACGGCCGTATGCTGGCCTCTGCGGGCCGGGACCAGACGGTGCGGCTCTGGGATGTTCCTTCCGGCAGGCCCCGCCCACAACCGCTCCAGGGTCACGCGCAGTTGATCCGGGGCGTGGCATTCAGCCCCGACGGCACGCGACTGGCCTCGGCCAGCCTGGATCACACGATCAAGCTTTGGGATCCGACGAGCGGCCTGGAGGCCCTGACCCTTCGAGGCCACTCCGGCGGCGTCTACGCCATGTCGTTCAGCAGCCCCGACGGCCAGCACCTGGCGTCGGCCAGCGACGACAAAACGGTCCGGATTTGGGATGCCCTCCCGAAGTCGGCGCCCTCGAAGGCGGTACCTATCCCCCGCTGA
- a CDS encoding DUF1559 domain-containing protein, which produces MAIRTHQTSRVGFTLIELLVVISLIGVLVALLLPAVQSAREAARRGHCINNLKQIALATLNYENANKAFPMGIHRQLDPNSMIYWTSGSCLVPLMQFLEQVPVFNAVNFDVNMFNAPNTTISAIGIKTLWCPSDPTIQSLHTFPASDGAALDPVDLPVRFSSYSANAGTWFQGPRPEHMSTFQPRMANANGVIYNSGYPANVGPGYPCVGLNAITDGTSNTLMFSERAHGKLGPDDHRGWHWWTSGNYGDTMFCTFFPPNPPKGLDKYDDGWRTSLVCGSGPHVASASSYHPGGVNAAFCDGSVRFLKDTIDLWKNAPGPGMPSGVTRTSDTHVYVIAQGTRVGVYQALSTRSGGEVINDAAI; this is translated from the coding sequence ATGGCGATTCGGACGCATCAAACTTCGCGAGTCGGATTCACGCTGATCGAGCTGCTCGTCGTAATCTCGCTCATCGGCGTCCTCGTCGCGCTCTTATTGCCGGCGGTGCAGTCGGCGCGCGAGGCGGCCCGGCGCGGTCATTGCATCAACAACCTGAAGCAAATCGCCCTGGCCACCTTAAATTACGAGAACGCCAACAAGGCATTCCCGATGGGCATCCATCGTCAGCTCGACCCGAACTCCATGATCTATTGGACCTCGGGCAGTTGCCTGGTGCCGCTCATGCAGTTCTTGGAGCAGGTCCCGGTGTTTAACGCCGTGAACTTCGACGTCAACATGTTCAACGCGCCGAACACCACAATTTCGGCGATCGGCATAAAAACCCTGTGGTGCCCCAGCGACCCGACGATCCAGAGCCTCCATACCTTCCCGGCGTCCGACGGTGCGGCGCTCGACCCCGTTGACTTGCCGGTGCGCTTCTCCAGCTACAGCGCGAATGCGGGGACGTGGTTCCAGGGCCCAAGGCCCGAGCATATGTCAACGTTCCAGCCACGAATGGCGAACGCGAACGGAGTCATCTACAACTCCGGTTATCCCGCGAACGTCGGCCCGGGCTATCCCTGCGTCGGTCTCAACGCCATCACGGACGGCACCAGCAACACGCTGATGTTCAGCGAGCGGGCCCACGGCAAGCTCGGCCCGGACGACCATCGAGGCTGGCATTGGTGGACCTCGGGCAACTACGGCGATACGATGTTCTGCACGTTCTTCCCGCCCAATCCTCCGAAGGGCCTGGACAAATACGACGACGGCTGGCGCACCTCCCTCGTTTGTGGTAGCGGCCCCCATGTCGCCTCCGCGTCGAGCTACCACCCCGGCGGGGTCAATGCCGCCTTCTGCGACGGTTCGGTCCGCTTCCTCAAGGACACGATCGACTTATGGAAGAACGCCCCGGGTCCCGGCATGCCGTCGGGCGTGACGCGCACCTCGGATACCCACGTCTATGTCATCGCGCAGGGCACGAGAGTGGGAGTCTACCAGGCCCTCTCCACCCGTAGCGGCGGCGAGGTGATCAACGACGCCGCCATCTAA
- a CDS encoding FG-GAP repeat protein — translation MRHLTLEPLELRTLLDADPYGLFPGEQYLVGGSPNSVAVGDFDGDGHANLVAANTGGKGVSAEAVPIRFNATSLVLTACVRCQHLRRLHMARKRIVFVQRRGVDRVAFGRHNHFHTY, via the coding sequence TTGCGTCATCTCACCCTGGAACCGCTCGAGCTTCGAACGCTCCTGGACGCCGATCCCTACGGCCTGTTTCCTGGCGAACAATACCTCGTGGGCGGCTCGCCCAATTCCGTCGCGGTCGGAGACTTCGACGGCGACGGCCATGCGAACCTGGTGGCGGCAAATACCGGTGGTAAAGGCGTCTCGGCAGAGGCCGTTCCTATCCGGTTTAACGCAACTTCTCTTGTCCTCACCGCTTGCGTACGATGTCAACACCTGAGGAGGCTTCACATGGCCCGCAAACGCATCGTCTTTGTCCAGCGGCGCGGGGTTGACCGCGTTGCTTTTGGGCGGCACAACCACTTCCACACCTATTGA
- a CDS encoding serine/threonine-protein kinase: MDVCNEIACAHSRGVLHRDLKPGNVMLGQYGETLVVDWGLAKVIGRGSEDTGSEPTLRPEAASGSGETLPGTALGTPAYMSPEQAEGRFDRLGPRSDVYSLGATLYCLLTGRAPFQDEDVGAVLRRVRRGDFASPRRVNAAVPRPLEAVCLKAMTLEPAARYASAKELAEDIEHWLADEPVSAYRETASEGLLRQWRRNPRAVALGAALVMVMAVGGVAGIALWQRAEQQRRYGQRLEVAYRDEQAAKHDAVTNLYFNRIALADREWLAGNVRNAERLLEECPRSLRGWEWDHLKQLCHAELVDFRGHDDEVWGVSYSRDGGLIASAGRDGTVRIWDSIGVRDPTSFRHRGPVWAVAFSPDARRVVTASGMRSDAGAVTIWDVATGREIHSLGGRTGSLARVTFSPDGSRVAASSGLAGRNEVVIWDAATGREVQVFREHDAPVSCVAYRPDGRLITSATGSNDDFDPGKKPGEVKLWEVETGRVV, encoded by the coding sequence GTGGACGTCTGTAATGAGATCGCTTGCGCGCACAGCCGGGGGGTTCTGCACCGCGACCTGAAACCGGGCAACGTCATGCTGGGCCAGTACGGCGAGACGCTCGTGGTCGACTGGGGTCTGGCCAAGGTCATCGGCCGGGGTAGCGAGGACACCGGATCCGAGCCGACGCTCCGGCCGGAGGCGGCCAGCGGCAGCGGCGAGACGCTCCCGGGCACGGCGTTGGGAACGCCGGCCTACATGAGCCCGGAGCAGGCGGAAGGTCGGTTCGACCGCCTGGGCCCGAGGAGCGACGTCTACAGCCTGGGGGCAACGCTCTACTGCCTCCTGACCGGCCGGGCCCCGTTCCAGGACGAGGACGTGGGGGCCGTGTTGCGGAGGGTGCGACGGGGAGACTTCGCATCACCGCGCCGGGTCAACGCAGCGGTGCCGCGGCCGCTTGAGGCCGTCTGCCTGAAGGCGATGACCCTGGAGCCGGCGGCGCGATATGCGTCGGCGAAGGAATTGGCCGAGGACATCGAACACTGGCTGGCGGACGAACCGGTATCGGCCTACCGCGAGACGGCCTCGGAGGGATTGCTGCGGCAGTGGCGGCGCAACCCGAGGGCGGTGGCGCTGGGGGCGGCCCTGGTGATGGTGATGGCCGTCGGCGGGGTTGCGGGGATCGCGCTGTGGCAGCGGGCCGAGCAGCAACGCCGCTACGGCCAACGGCTGGAGGTGGCCTACCGGGACGAGCAGGCCGCCAAGCACGACGCCGTGACGAATCTCTACTTCAATCGTATCGCCTTGGCCGACCGCGAGTGGCTGGCCGGGAATGTTCGGAATGCCGAGAGGCTCCTCGAGGAATGCCCTCGCTCGCTCCGTGGCTGGGAATGGGACCACCTCAAGCAGCTCTGTCACGCTGAACTGGTGGACTTCCGCGGTCATGACGACGAGGTCTGGGGCGTCTCGTACAGCCGGGACGGGGGACTCATTGCATCGGCCGGGAGAGACGGGACCGTCCGGATCTGGGACTCGATCGGGGTCCGAGATCCCACATCCTTCCGGCACCGCGGCCCGGTCTGGGCGGTGGCATTCAGCCCCGATGCCCGGCGGGTGGTGACCGCGTCCGGGATGCGGAGTGATGCCGGCGCGGTGACGATCTGGGATGTCGCGACGGGCCGGGAGATCCATTCCCTCGGGGGGCGGACGGGCAGTTTGGCCCGCGTCACCTTCAGCCCCGACGGCTCGCGGGTCGCCGCCAGTAGTGGTCTCGCTGGACGGAACGAGGTGGTCATCTGGGACGCGGCCACCGGCAGGGAGGTCCAGGTATTCCGCGAACACGACGCTCCGGTGAGCTGCGTGGCTTATCGCCCCGACGGTCGTCTCATCACTTCAGCCACGGGCAGCAACGATGATTTCGACCCGGGGAAGAAGCCCGGCGAGGTGAAACTTTGGGAGGTGGAGACAGGCCGCGTGGTGTAG